A window of the Oscillospiraceae bacterium NTUH-002-81 genome harbors these coding sequences:
- a CDS encoding type I restriction-modification system subunit M, with protein MVDTKKEQERDELHRAIWAIADELRGAVDGWDFKNYVLGTMFYRYISENLCNYINSGEINAGNTDFNFAEMPDEDAEEARAGLVEEKGFFILPSELFCNVRANAVNDENLNETLERVFRHIEESAKGSEAENDFAGLFDDYDVNSNKLGATVAKRNEKLVKLLNGVGEMNLGDVKDHSIDAFGDAYEYLMTMYASNAGKSGGEFFTPADVSELLTRLGTVGKTEINKVYDPACGSGSLLLKAEKILGKDAIRNGFYGQEINITTYNLCRINMFLHDIGFNKFNIACEDTLLSPQHWDDEPFELIVSNPPYSIKWAGDENPLLINDPRFAPAGVLAPKSKADMAFIMHSLSWLASNGTAAIVCFPGIMYRGGAEQKIRKYLVDNNYVECIIQLPSNLFFGTSIATCIMVMKKNKTDNKTLFIDATGECVKVTNNNKLTPENIERIVDVFTKREEIKHFAHLASYEEVSENDYNLSVSTYVEAEDTREKIDIVKLNAEIKEIVAREQVLRDEIDKIIAEIEGDS; from the coding sequence ATGGTGGATACCAAAAAGGAACAGGAGCGGGATGAACTGCATCGTGCCATATGGGCGATCGCAGATGAATTGCGCGGAGCAGTCGATGGCTGGGACTTCAAAAATTATGTTTTAGGTACGATGTTTTATCGATATATTTCTGAAAACCTGTGTAATTACATAAACAGTGGGGAGATTAATGCAGGCAATACCGATTTTAACTTTGCAGAAATGCCGGATGAAGATGCGGAAGAAGCAAGAGCGGGGTTGGTAGAAGAAAAAGGATTTTTTATCCTTCCAAGTGAACTTTTTTGCAATGTCCGTGCCAATGCAGTGAATGATGAAAACTTAAATGAAACACTGGAACGTGTATTCCGTCACATTGAGGAATCTGCAAAGGGCAGCGAAGCGGAGAATGATTTTGCAGGTTTGTTTGATGACTATGATGTAAACAGCAATAAACTGGGTGCTACAGTTGCAAAGCGCAATGAGAAACTTGTAAAACTGCTGAATGGCGTAGGAGAAATGAATCTTGGGGATGTAAAAGATCATTCCATAGATGCCTTTGGTGATGCGTATGAGTATCTTATGACGATGTATGCGTCAAATGCAGGAAAATCTGGGGGAGAATTCTTTACCCCTGCAGATGTGTCTGAACTGCTCACGCGACTTGGAACTGTTGGGAAAACAGAAATCAATAAAGTATACGATCCGGCATGTGGTTCAGGTTCGCTGCTTTTGAAAGCTGAGAAAATTTTGGGGAAAGATGCTATTCGAAATGGATTTTACGGGCAGGAGATCAACATCACAACCTATAACCTGTGTCGGATTAATATGTTCCTGCATGATATAGGATTTAACAAATTTAATATTGCCTGCGAAGATACGTTACTCAGTCCGCAGCACTGGGACGATGAGCCGTTTGAACTGATTGTGTCTAATCCACCATATTCTATCAAATGGGCGGGAGACGAAAATCCACTGCTCATCAATGATCCCCGGTTTGCTCCCGCAGGGGTTCTTGCTCCAAAGAGTAAAGCAGATATGGCGTTTATCATGCATAGCCTGTCATGGCTTGCGTCTAACGGAACTGCTGCCATTGTATGTTTTCCGGGAATCATGTACCGTGGCGGTGCAGAGCAGAAAATCCGTAAATATCTGGTGGACAATAACTATGTGGAGTGTATTATTCAGTTGCCGAGTAATCTGTTCTTTGGCACTTCCATTGCAACTTGTATCATGGTAATGAAAAAGAACAAGACAGATAATAAAACGTTGTTTATTGATGCTACAGGCGAGTGCGTGAAGGTTACCAACAATAATAAGCTGACGCCGGAGAATATAGAGCGGATTGTGGACGTATTTACAAAGAGGGAAGAAATCAAGCATTTTGCACATCTGGCGAGTTATGAGGAAGTGTCTGAAAATGATTACAATTTGTCCGTGTCTACCTATGTGGAAGCTGAAGATACCAGAGAAAAAATTGATATTGTAAAGCTGAACGCGGAAATCAAAGAAATTGTTGCTCGTGAACAGGTACTCCGTGATGAGATTGATAAAATCATCGCAGAAATTGAGGGAGATTCATGA
- a CDS encoding restriction endonuclease subunit S: MSKLDELIAELCPNGVEYRTFGESATIVRGASPRPIKNFITTESTGVNWIKIGDVKPGDKYITASTEKITPEGAKKSRAVKKGDFVLSNSMSFGRPYILQIDGCIHDGWLAISNFSDSYLPDFLYHLLNSNICQSEMQKKASFGGAVQNLNADIVRALVLPVPPLKVQREIVRVLDSFSLLTAKFIADLTAELTARKSQYDFYRDKLLTFSNDIPILPLGEVCQLQAGKAIKATFISGVQTKRMPVPCYGANGLRGYVADYNQEGNKSIIGRQGALCGNVCYATGKYYATEHAIVVTDRGHFNGRYLFHALTHADLNQYRTAGAQPGLSVSHLNEVKIAVPDINIQDKIASVLDNFESICTDLNIALPAEIEARQKQYEYYRDLLLTFVETGSMLMTDRQTDRQTELSAIKLIQYVFGYVNIGVQGVQTR; encoded by the coding sequence ATGAGCAAATTGGATGAATTAATTGCAGAGCTTTGTCCTAATGGGGTGGAGTATAGAACTTTTGGCGAAAGTGCAACAATAGTGAGAGGTGCATCGCCACGTCCGATAAAAAATTTTATCACAACAGAATCTACAGGTGTGAATTGGATTAAAATTGGCGATGTAAAACCGGGAGACAAATATATTACGGCTTCAACAGAGAAAATCACGCCAGAGGGTGCAAAAAAATCGCGTGCTGTCAAAAAAGGGGATTTTGTTCTTTCAAATTCCATGAGTTTTGGAAGACCATATATTTTACAAATAGATGGATGCATTCATGATGGGTGGCTTGCGATTAGTAATTTTTCGGATAGCTATCTTCCGGATTTTTTATATCACTTATTGAATTCCAATATCTGTCAAAGCGAAATGCAGAAAAAGGCATCCTTTGGAGGGGCTGTTCAGAATTTAAATGCTGACATCGTAAGAGCGTTAGTTTTGCCTGTACCTCCTCTGAAGGTACAACGTGAAATAGTCCGTGTGTTGGACTCTTTCTCATTACTTACAGCTAAATTTATAGCTGACCTTACAGCTGAACTTACAGCTCGGAAGAGCCAGTATGATTTTTATAGGGATAAGTTGTTGACATTTAGCAATGATATTCCGATACTCCCATTAGGTGAAGTTTGTCAATTGCAGGCCGGAAAGGCAATAAAAGCTACTTTCATTTCAGGGGTGCAAACGAAACGGATGCCTGTTCCATGCTATGGCGCAAATGGTCTTCGAGGATACGTGGCAGACTATAATCAAGAAGGTAACAAATCGATAATTGGGAGACAAGGTGCTTTGTGTGGAAACGTGTGTTATGCTACAGGGAAATATTATGCGACAGAACATGCAATTGTGGTTACAGACAGGGGACATTTTAATGGCAGATATCTTTTTCATGCATTAACACATGCGGACTTAAATCAATATAGAACAGCAGGGGCGCAACCGGGATTATCGGTTTCTCATCTAAATGAGGTGAAAATTGCTGTTCCTGATATAAATATACAAGACAAAATTGCTAGTGTTCTTGATAATTTTGAATCTATCTGTACTGATCTGAATATTGCGTTACCGGCTGAAATCGAAGCGCGCCAGAAACAATATGAATATTATCGAGATTTGCTCTTGACATTTGTTGAAACAGGCAGCATGCTCATGACAGACAGACAGACAGACAGACAGACAGAGCTGAGCGCAATTAAGCTTATTCAGTATGTGTTTGGGTATGTAAACATCGGTGTACAAGGGGTACAAACAAGATAA
- a CDS encoding recombinase family protein — protein sequence MEFIREDCIYARQSVDRKDSISIESQIDFCKYELKGGSCRVFKDKGYSGKNTDRPEFQKLLGEIRKGKVRRVIVYKLDRISRSILDFATMMELFQEYDVEFVSSTEKFDTSTPMGRAMLNICIVFAQLERETIQKRVTDAYYSRCLKGFHMSGQAPYGYQLEPTVVEGIRTKKMVADPVAADHVRLMFEMYAEPETSFGDITRYFEEHDIKIYGKSMFRTFLSQLLRNPVYAQADLELYEFFKSQGAAIVNDASDFAGTNGCYLYQGRDVKEDKDRCLKDQILVIAPHEALISSDTWLKCRKKLMENTTFQQGRKPKNTWLAGKIKCGHCGYALKATHVPNSTGYFRCTKRTENKGCPGCGKIRKEEFEQFIFSAMQEKFKDFQILHGREEKVNPKLTAYQVELAQVEAEIEKLLDTLTGANATLLAYANKKIEELDTRRQTISKAIAELSVETISPQQIKKLSYYLDNWDSIDFDDKRKAADGLISTIKATSDHVQIEWKI from the coding sequence ATGGAATTTATCAGAGAAGATTGTATTTACGCAAGACAGTCAGTAGACCGCAAGGACAGTATTAGCATTGAAAGTCAGATCGACTTTTGCAAGTATGAATTGAAAGGTGGGAGCTGCCGGGTATTCAAGGACAAAGGCTATTCCGGTAAAAATACGGACAGGCCGGAGTTTCAAAAGCTGTTGGGCGAGATCCGCAAGGGAAAGGTCCGGCGGGTCATTGTGTACAAGCTGGACCGTATAAGCCGCTCTATTCTGGACTTTGCAACGATGATGGAGCTGTTTCAAGAGTACGATGTGGAGTTTGTATCATCCACGGAAAAGTTTGATACTTCGACCCCGATGGGCCGGGCCATGCTGAATATCTGCATTGTATTCGCCCAGCTTGAACGTGAGACAATCCAGAAGCGCGTCACGGACGCCTACTATTCCCGTTGCTTGAAAGGCTTTCACATGAGCGGGCAGGCGCCATACGGTTATCAGTTAGAGCCTACTGTGGTAGAGGGTATCCGCACAAAGAAAATGGTTGCCGACCCCGTAGCCGCCGACCATGTTCGGCTGATGTTTGAAATGTACGCTGAACCGGAAACCTCCTTCGGAGATATTACCCGATACTTCGAGGAACATGATATAAAAATTTATGGAAAATCCATGTTCCGTACATTTCTTTCCCAGCTTTTAAGAAACCCCGTTTACGCACAGGCCGATTTGGAGCTGTACGAATTTTTCAAGAGTCAGGGTGCAGCGATTGTCAATGACGCTTCTGACTTTGCCGGAACAAACGGCTGCTATCTCTATCAGGGGCGGGATGTGAAAGAGGACAAGGACAGGTGCTTAAAAGACCAGATACTTGTTATCGCTCCCCATGAAGCACTCATTTCCTCTGACACATGGCTGAAATGCCGGAAAAAACTTATGGAAAATACCACCTTCCAGCAGGGACGGAAACCAAAAAATACTTGGCTGGCCGGAAAAATCAAATGCGGGCATTGTGGGTATGCTCTGAAAGCCACCCATGTACCAAACAGCACCGGCTATTTCCGCTGTACCAAACGGACGGAAAACAAAGGCTGTCCGGGCTGCGGGAAAATCCGCAAAGAAGAATTTGAGCAATTCATTTTCTCGGCCATGCAGGAAAAGTTCAAAGATTTTCAGATACTCCACGGCAGGGAGGAAAAAGTCAATCCGAAACTGACCGCCTATCAAGTGGAGCTGGCACAGGTGGAGGCAGAAATTGAAAAGCTGCTGGATACGCTGACCGGAGCCAATGCGACCTTGCTTGCCTACGCTAACAAAAAAATTGAAGAACTGGACACCCGACGCCAGACCATTTCAAAGGCAATCGCTGAATTGAGCGTTGAAACCATATCTCCCCAGCAGATAAAGAAGTTATCCTATTATCTCGACAACTGGGACAGCATAGATTTTGACGACAAAAGAAAAGCCGCCGATGGCTTGATCTCTACAATCAAGGCCACCAGCGACCATGTTCAGATAGAGTGGAAAATCTGA
- a CDS encoding sigma factor-like helix-turn-helix DNA-binding protein, with product MAIINLRDYYPFYTSDCFMEVSEEVAEMFKEFDRKEAAYRLRTYRHKAYYSLDRDDGLEHEAVFVALSPHELYERKVTMQELHAAIASLPDKQAKRIYAHFILGMTKQDIARAEGVHEKVVRVAIERGLRRLEKILKNSL from the coding sequence ATGGCTATTATCAATTTGCGGGACTATTACCCGTTCTATACATCGGATTGCTTCATGGAAGTATCGGAAGAAGTTGCAGAAATGTTCAAAGAGTTTGATCGTAAAGAGGCTGCCTACCGGCTGCGTACATACCGCCACAAAGCCTACTATTCCCTTGATCGGGATGACGGGCTGGAGCATGAAGCTGTCTTTGTTGCCTTATCTCCCCATGAACTGTATGAGCGGAAAGTGACCATGCAGGAGCTTCATGCGGCGATTGCCAGTCTGCCGGACAAACAGGCAAAACGGATTTACGCTCATTTCATTCTCGGCATGACCAAACAGGACATTGCCCGGGCAGAGGGCGTCCATGAAAAAGTGGTTCGTGTCGCAATCGAGCGAGGTCTGCGGCGCTTAGAAAAAATTTTGAAAAATTCTTTGTAA
- a CDS encoding FtsX-like permease family protein — translation MTWPFENDTSNIEKKLAKRSLHHERQRNLFAIIALALTAFMITATFSIGFSYFETYQMQQIRLMGTTADAGITNVTEEQLVEISKSSLVLDVGIQQRLGSVDTEQLRNARLGVVWINDTEWEHHRLPTISGVVGNYPLSKSEIMLPTWVLEQMGISDPQIGMEIVLSYQIGDSYDYVTDTFLLSGYYTDYIPMRTNNRGYVYVSSAFKDSLNVSLDNSVTAMIRFQGNDNADKNCERLRREIDFTEGQTFEIVPLEQANGGTIILAVIILAVFISFSGYLLIYNILYVSVVKDVQFYGRLKTIGTTQRQIKRIIYKQAIRISCIGIPIGLLLGAVVSFGIVPYFLNMMYSTNSDVGTKVSFSPFIFIGAAIFTFITVMIASMKPAKIAGSVSPIAALQYTAASTKSSARNCSKMKLSRMAWNNVFRNAKSTTLVFASLFFGLSLFLVVTGLLHGLSPENYVSQWGVSDFALTYSIHEREDLISSEMVSEIGQLDGIENLRLTYAPYPQVAADVVYDDAVFHEFLASLDGVNGIDFSDPAKLENYQQNFFSGVFGIDSAYLEEINKTLNLPIDTSAFEQGKVVLLSKTVEGLIQPGQEITIQTQNGQHSFIVANGYLNEGFRAGGGNERGTAPDLYISQTALKELFPQYRVFRVAFDTDGQHDESILQELKQITASQANIDIISRYERREEMQEYLITAKVLGTGLSVILLLVGVMNFVNTMVVNVNTRRYELAVLESIGMTKRQIKRMLFMEGFYYWGVSLSLAVTIGTAIFILLYMIFSKVAYYAVFSYPFIPLVLVSGLVLLICLIVPIWVYKTDVNLPVVERLRLTE, via the coding sequence ATGACATGGCCTTTTGAAAATGATACCAGTAACATTGAAAAGAAACTGGCAAAGCGCAGTTTGCACCATGAACGGCAGCGTAATTTATTTGCAATCATTGCTCTGGCGCTAACTGCATTTATGATAACTGCGACATTCAGTATTGGCTTTAGTTACTTTGAAACCTACCAAATGCAACAAATCCGCTTAATGGGAACTACCGCAGATGCCGGAATCACAAATGTAACGGAAGAACAGTTGGTTGAGATTTCAAAATCAAGTCTTGTACTTGACGTAGGCATACAGCAGCGTTTAGGCAGTGTTGATACAGAACAACTGAGAAACGCAAGATTAGGTGTAGTATGGATAAATGATACAGAGTGGGAACACCACCGTCTTCCTACTATATCAGGTGTTGTAGGAAATTATCCGTTAAGTAAAAGCGAAATCATGTTGCCTACATGGGTGCTTGAACAGATGGGTATTTCTGATCCACAAATAGGGATGGAAATTGTGTTGTCATACCAAATTGGCGATAGCTATGATTATGTCACGGACACCTTTTTGCTGTCGGGCTACTATACGGACTACATTCCAATGCGCACAAATAATCGTGGTTATGTTTATGTTTCATCCGCTTTTAAGGATAGCTTAAATGTATCACTGGATAATAGTGTTACGGCAATGATCCGTTTTCAAGGCAATGATAATGCTGACAAAAACTGTGAAAGATTGCGGCGTGAGATTGACTTTACAGAAGGGCAAACATTTGAAATTGTACCATTAGAACAGGCAAATGGTGGAACTATTATTTTAGCTGTAATAATTTTAGCAGTTTTTATATCCTTTAGCGGCTATCTGCTGATTTATAATATTCTTTATGTCTCTGTCGTAAAAGATGTGCAATTCTATGGCCGTCTTAAAACGATTGGAACGACCCAAAGGCAGATAAAGAGAATTATCTATAAGCAGGCAATCAGAATCTCTTGTATTGGTATTCCGATTGGCCTGTTACTTGGTGCGGTTGTTTCCTTTGGCATTGTTCCTTACTTCCTGAATATGATGTATTCAACAAATTCTGATGTGGGAACAAAAGTATCTTTTTCGCCGTTTATTTTCATAGGAGCGGCCATATTTACGTTCATTACCGTTATGATTGCAAGCATGAAGCCCGCCAAAATTGCCGGAAGTGTTTCACCAATAGCAGCACTCCAATATACAGCAGCCAGCACAAAGAGCAGCGCCAGAAATTGTAGCAAAATGAAGTTGTCCAGAATGGCATGGAACAATGTCTTTCGTAATGCTAAGAGTACAACCCTTGTTTTTGCATCGCTTTTTTTCGGCCTTTCCTTGTTCCTTGTCGTCACAGGGCTATTACATGGTTTAAGCCCGGAGAATTATGTGAGCCAATGGGGAGTAAGCGATTTTGCACTCACATATAGTATCCACGAAAGAGAAGATTTAATTTCCAGCGAAATGGTTTCAGAGATTGGTCAGCTTGACGGCATTGAGAATTTGAGGTTGACCTATGCACCTTATCCTCAAGTAGCAGCAGATGTTGTATATGACGATGCTGTATTTCACGAGTTTCTTGCGTCATTAGACGGAGTAAACGGCATTGATTTTTCTGATCCGGCAAAATTAGAAAATTATCAGCAAAACTTTTTTAGCGGGGTTTTTGGAATTGACAGTGCATATTTGGAAGAAATCAATAAAACCTTAAACTTGCCTATTGACACGTCTGCCTTTGAACAAGGAAAGGTTGTGCTGCTGTCCAAAACAGTAGAAGGCCTTATTCAGCCAGGGCAGGAAATAACAATCCAGACGCAGAACGGACAGCATTCCTTTATTGTAGCGAACGGTTATTTGAATGAAGGGTTTCGAGCAGGAGGAGGCAATGAGAGAGGGACGGCTCCTGATTTGTATATTAGTCAAACAGCTTTGAAAGAACTCTTTCCGCAATATAGAGTGTTCCGCGTGGCCTTTGATACGGATGGTCAACATGACGAAAGTATACTGCAAGAATTAAAGCAAATCACCGCATCACAAGCTAACATTGATATTATATCCCGATATGAACGGCGAGAAGAAATGCAGGAATATCTCATTACAGCAAAGGTTTTAGGAACAGGGTTGTCCGTGATCCTGCTGCTTGTTGGTGTCATGAACTTTGTCAATACAATGGTTGTCAATGTAAATACTCGGCGCTATGAATTAGCTGTTCTTGAAAGCATTGGAATGACAAAGCGACAAATCAAACGAATGCTATTTATGGAAGGTTTCTATTATTGGGGTGTTTCCCTTTCCCTTGCAGTCACCATTGGAACAGCAATCTTCATCTTGCTATATATGATTTTTAGTAAAGTGGCCTATTATGCTGTTTTCTCCTATCCATTTATCCCACTGGTGCTGGTGTCTGGACTGGTGTTGCTAATCTGCCTTATTGTGCCTATATGGGTCTACAAAACTGACGTTAACCTTCCAGTTGTGGAGCGATTGCGGTTGACAGAGTGA
- a CDS encoding ABC transporter ATP-binding protein gives MSVLQTIDLKKYYGTEPNITRALDGVNFSVEDGEFVAVVGTSGSGKSTLLHMMGGLDTPTSGTVIVRGEELAKKNDEQLTIFRRRNIGFIFQNYNLVPILNVYENIVLPVELDGDTVDQKFLDEIVHLLGLEDKLKNMPNNLSGGQQQRVAIARALITKPAIVLADEPTGNLDSKTSAEVLGLIKRTSAEFRQTVVMITHNNDIARLADRIVRIEDGKIVE, from the coding sequence ATGAGCGTTTTACAGACGATTGACCTGAAAAAGTATTACGGTACAGAACCGAACATTACCCGCGCCCTTGACGGCGTAAATTTCTCCGTGGAGGACGGCGAGTTTGTGGCTGTTGTGGGAACCTCTGGTAGCGGCAAGTCCACCCTGCTTCACATGATGGGCGGGCTGGACACTCCCACCAGCGGAACCGTGATCGTCCGGGGCGAAGAACTGGCAAAGAAGAACGATGAACAGCTTACCATCTTTCGCCGCCGCAACATCGGCTTTATCTTCCAGAACTATAACCTTGTTCCTATTCTGAATGTGTATGAGAACATCGTCCTGCCGGTGGAGCTGGATGGGGACACGGTGGATCAGAAGTTTTTGGACGAGATCGTTCACCTGCTGGGGCTGGAAGATAAACTGAAAAATATGCCGAATAATCTTTCCGGCGGACAGCAGCAGCGTGTGGCGATTGCACGCGCCCTGATTACCAAACCGGCTATCGTGCTGGCCGACGAGCCGACCGGTAACCTTGACAGCAAGACCAGCGCCGAGGTGCTGGGGCTTATCAAGCGCACCAGTGCGGAGTTCCGGCAAACCGTTGTGATGATTACCCACAACAACGATATTGCCCGTCTTGCAGATCGGATTGTCCGCATTGAGGACGGCAAAATTGTGGAATAA
- a CDS encoding HAMP domain-containing sensor histidine kinase: MKFQNLSVKRLFGWVAMGLVLSMSGITIALFLVTKQIAVLLTGGALLLCALVGIFVLTQAFGKRLSQFTADLCQTLDHMIAGNEAPQRPEDSETQLARIGHRLARLYQIMQENRRRVDEERQELQTLVSDISHQVKTPVSNLKMATDTLLEKPMTEAERTDFIRGIRSQTDKLDFLFQALVKTSRLETGVIQLDKKPGRLFDTVAQAMSGIVYAAEKKEIAVSVDCPEDLTVFHDSKWTSEALFNLLDNAVKYTPAGGKIAVSVVLWEMYVEVKVTDTGKGISESNQAAIFRRFYREEEVHEQQGVGIGLYLAREIVTRQGGYIKVVSEPGKGSEFSIMLPLR, from the coding sequence ATGAAGTTTCAGAACCTTTCGGTAAAGCGGCTGTTTGGCTGGGTGGCAATGGGACTTGTCCTCTCCATGTCCGGGATCACCATAGCCCTGTTTCTTGTGACAAAACAGATTGCGGTGCTGCTGACGGGCGGGGCGCTGCTGCTGTGCGCCCTTGTGGGGATTTTTGTACTGACACAGGCGTTTGGAAAGCGGCTGTCGCAGTTTACCGCTGACCTGTGCCAGACCTTAGACCACATGATCGCCGGGAATGAAGCACCCCAGCGCCCGGAGGACAGCGAAACCCAGCTTGCCAGAATCGGACACCGGCTGGCAAGGCTTTACCAGATCATGCAGGAGAACCGCCGCCGGGTGGACGAGGAACGGCAGGAGTTACAGACCCTTGTATCGGATATTTCCCATCAGGTGAAAACGCCGGTAAGCAATCTGAAAATGGCGACGGACACCCTGCTGGAAAAGCCCATGACCGAGGCGGAGCGCACCGACTTTATCCGGGGAATCCGCAGCCAGACGGATAAGCTGGACTTTCTCTTTCAGGCCCTTGTGAAAACCTCACGGCTGGAAACGGGCGTGATCCAGTTGGATAAGAAACCGGGGCGCCTCTTTGATACCGTGGCGCAGGCCATGAGTGGGATTGTGTATGCAGCGGAGAAAAAGGAAATCGCTGTGTCCGTGGACTGCCCGGAGGATTTGACCGTTTTCCATGACAGCAAGTGGACATCCGAAGCCCTCTTTAACCTGCTGGACAATGCAGTGAAGTACACCCCGGCAGGCGGGAAAATCGCCGTGTCAGTGGTGCTGTGGGAAATGTATGTGGAGGTCAAAGTGACCGACACCGGCAAGGGCATTTCCGAAAGCAATCAGGCTGCCATCTTCCGGCGCTTCTATCGTGAGGAAGAAGTACACGAACAGCAGGGCGTGGGCATTGGCCTGTATCTGGCCCGCGAGATCGTAACGCGGCAAGGCGGCTATATCAAAGTGGTTTCGGAGCCGGGCAAGGGTTCGGAATTTTCCATTATGCTTCCCTTGCGTTGA
- a CDS encoding response regulator transcription factor produces MKQILIVEDDSFLNKMLAYNLTADGYGVTSALNARTAADAIRQREFDLVLLDINLPDGNGFELCKLIKPQHPDTIVIFLTANDQESDQIRGYEVGAVDYITKPFVIGALQRKIKAMFAMLEHHKPAKDIYDDGRLFLDFSEQTASLNGKPLTLSPMEYKMLNLFRKNPRQVLTRGQLLEKLWDIDERFVDEHTLTTSISRIRSKIEADGGAPYIKTVYGMGYQWTGGEAK; encoded by the coding sequence ATGAAGCAGATTTTAATTGTCGAGGACGACAGTTTTTTGAATAAGATGTTGGCCTATAACCTGACCGCGGACGGCTACGGCGTGACTTCTGCCCTAAATGCCAGAACCGCAGCCGACGCCATCCGCCAGCGGGAATTTGATTTGGTGCTGCTGGACATCAACCTGCCGGATGGAAATGGTTTTGAGCTGTGCAAACTGATAAAGCCCCAGCACCCGGACACCATCGTGATTTTCCTGACCGCCAACGATCAGGAGAGCGACCAGATACGGGGCTATGAGGTGGGCGCGGTGGACTACATCACAAAGCCCTTTGTGATCGGGGCCTTGCAGCGAAAAATCAAAGCCATGTTCGCCATGCTGGAACACCACAAACCGGCCAAGGACATTTACGACGACGGGCGGCTGTTTCTGGACTTCTCCGAGCAGACAGCTTCCTTAAACGGCAAGCCCCTGACCCTATCCCCGATGGAATACAAAATGCTGAACCTGTTCCGTAAAAATCCCCGGCAAGTGCTGACCCGTGGGCAGCTTTTGGAAAAGCTGTGGGATATAGACGAAAGGTTTGTGGACGAACACACACTGACAACCTCCATCAGCCGGATTCGCAGCAAGATTGAAGCCGACGGCGGCGCGCCCTACATCAAGACCGTTTACGGCATGGGCTATCAATGGACGGGAGGCGAGGCAAAATGA
- a CDS encoding helix-turn-helix transcriptional regulator, producing the protein MRMNQNERRFDFHGLGAALKRAREEKGWTQAYVAELVDRDSRTIMNIENKGQYPSFDLFVKLITMFDVSVDQFIHADGGARSSSCRKHIDVLLNSMNEKELVVIEATAEGIKKARETEVPE; encoded by the coding sequence ATGAGAATGAACCAAAATGAAAGAAGGTTTGACTTTCACGGCCTCGGGGCGGCTCTCAAACGGGCCAGAGAAGAAAAGGGCTGGACACAAGCCTATGTTGCGGAATTAGTAGACCGTGACTCCCGTACCATTATGAATATTGAGAACAAAGGTCAGTATCCCAGCTTCGACCTTTTTGTTAAACTCATTACCATGTTTGACGTTTCAGTTGACCAGTTTATTCATGCGGACGGAGGGGCGAGGTCAAGCTCTTGCAGAAAGCATATTGATGTGCTTCTAAACTCCATGAATGAAAAAGAGCTTGTCGTGATAGAAGCCACAGCCGAGGGCATTAAGAAAGCCAGAGAAACGGAGGTTCCAGAATAA